The following are encoded together in the Drosophila takahashii strain IR98-3 E-12201 chromosome X, DtakHiC1v2, whole genome shotgun sequence genome:
- the LOC108065658 gene encoding uncharacterized protein, with translation MNMNRNRLNQMRQMDRGNEGLQQVIQMQAAPCPGAQNQNLNQQGHDGGQNPATQTVRRKTTYTRTEMLSRGLPTAQNRRPAGQDWANQLSPKQRNYSQPPKAVIPATPLVQSTNATNKSTRSFLPRVARLPAKSDRSPNRMQMQLQNRLGPRETETKVEQSQIPVGSHKTMHLVNSPEDSQSDHFISDSGGSSERHKIKLAKAIRLPDDQNKSFVYLCKPVKKVKELLTARRLRHSCEHLEGDAQEADEEEEGDFFLEELESPKKQTISEEALRSKGGYTLAPIEGLTQSSSSTSQLDSPTLEAMEQRQQQFEAQAVSSQERLRNRLLEVRQRQRQLLQLEQEQRHQEQRQLCQNLPTLQHEIRMLQQLSDKLEATMRVSYIPKPLTPKKRSYNNDTSQESNTRFYTPRSSPYQLELELPITKLCCLSIEQIPVVTQRTRIIAKAHHFGLVQEFRIETKTLNELKTADDSQCFYLPAAKEADPLQRTNFRKLRENPSILLQQLRPLIAGSGRPFNLLDQDTMFFNSLALEPLEVATREAGGGGASIAHYYSRLSVARSSAADQGDQVPSQVHNTTQTDLESPRKMKIAEPETEISSPDYSPNPSPRLIKRKKLELEAKSQETRKPDDPKPKKTRIIIRRVAPEPPIQSRVEPKVRMQLLKTVLVGMVQVAVILVLIMAFTYPDVSC, from the exons atgAATATGAATCGCAATCGCCTCAACCAGATGCGTCAAATGGATCGGGGCAACGAGGGCCTGCAGCAGGTCATCCAAATGCAGGCGGCTCCCTGTCCAGGCGCCCAGAATCAGAATCTGAATCAGCAGGGTCACGATGGAGGACAGAATCCGGCCACACAGACCGTGCGCCGCAAGACGACTTACACCCGGACGGAGATGCTGTCACGTGGCCTGCCCACTG CTCAAAACCGCCGCCCGGCTGGACAGGATTGGGCCAACCAACTATCACCGAAACAACGAAACTATTCACAACCACCGAAGGCTGTCATCCCGGCCACTCCGTTGGTCCAAAGCACCAATGCCACCAATAAGAGCACTAGAAGTTTTCTGCCCCGCGTGGCCAGATTACCAGCCAAGTCGGACAGATCGCCCAATAGGATGCAGATGCAGTTGCAGAATCGCTTGGGTCCTCGCGAGACTGAGACGAAAGTGGAGCAGTCACAAATCCCCGTTGGCAGTCACAAGACCATGCACTTGGTGAATTCACCCGAGGACAGCCAGAGCGATCATTTCATAAGCGACAGTGGTGGCTCCTCGGAGCGCCACAAGATCAAGTTGGCCAAGGCCATTCGATTGCCGGATGACCAGAACAAGAGCTTCGTCTATCTGTGCAAGCCGGTGAAGAAGGTCAAGGAGTTGCTGACGGCCAGGAGATTGCGTCATAGTTGCGAGCACCTGGAAGGGGATGCCCAGGAAGcagacgaagaagaagaaggggaTTTCTTCTTGGAGGAGCTGGAGTCGCCAAAGAAGCAGACTATTTCCGAGGAGGCACTGCGCAGCAAGGGCGGCTATACTCTGGCCCCCATTGAGGGGCTGACGCAATCATCGAGCTCCACCAGCCAGCTGGATAGCCCCACCTTGGAGGCCAtggagcagcggcagcagcaattcGAGGCCCAGGCGGTGAGCAGCCAGGAGCGTTTGCGCAACCGCCTGCTCGAAGTTCGCCAGAGGCAGCGGCAGTTGCTCCAgctggagcaggagcagcgccACCAGGAGCAGCGCCAGCTATGCCAGAATCTGCCCACTCTGCAGCACGAAATACGGATGCTTCAGCAGCTGAGCGATAAGCTGGAGGCCACAATGAGGGTTTCGTATATACCCAAACCACTGACGCCCAAGAAAAGGAGCTACAATAATGATACAAGTCAGGAGTCCAACACTCGATTCTACACGCCCCGTTCGAGTCCCTATCAATTGGAACTGGAACTGCCCATCACCAAGCTGTGTTGTCTGAGCATCGAACAGATTCCGGTGGTCACACAAAGAACTCGCATCATTGCCAAGGCCCATCACTTCGGTTTGGTCCAGGAGTTCCGCATTGAGACCAAGACCCTGAACGAACTGAAGACGGCGGATGATTCGCAATGCTTTTACTTGCCCGCCGCCAAGGAAGCCGATCCGCTGCAGCGCACCAATTTCCGGAAACTGAGGGAGAACCCAAGCAtactgctgcagcagctgagACCGCTGATAGCCGGAAGCGGAAGACCCTTCAATCTGTTGGATCAGGACACCATGTTCTTCAATAGCCTGGCCTTGGAACCACTCGAAGTGGCCACACGAGAGGCGGGAGGTGGTGGCGCATCCATTGCCCATTATTATTCACGCCTCTCGGTGGCAAGATCATCGGCAGCAGATCAGGGTGATCAGGTGCCCAGTCAAGTTCATAATACCACGCAAACAGACCTGGAATCGCCCAGGAAAATGAAGATCGCCGAACCGGAAACAGAGATCAGTTCCCCCGATTATTCACCGAATCCCAGTCCCAGGCTAATCAAGCGAAAGAAACTGGAACTTGAGGCGAAGTCCCAGGAGACTAGGAAACCCGATGATCCCAAGCCCAAGAAGACCCGGATTATCATTCGTCGAGTGGCTCCGGAGCCGCCCATTCAAAGTCGCGTCGAGCCCAAGGTGCGGATGCAGTTGCTCAAAACCGTGCTGGTCGGAATGGTCCAAGTTGCTGTTATTTTGGTTCTCATCATGGCCTTCACCTACCCCGATGTGAGCTGCTGA